The Pseudomonas nunensis genome includes the window GGCCGTCCGGGTGAATCCGGCCGATGCAGTCCTGTGCGGCCTGGGGCAGCATCGGCACGTAGATCGGGTATTGCGGCATCAGTTCGGCGAGGAAGCTGCGACTCTCCAGGCCACACAGCCTTTCGGCCTCGACATAGGGCAGGTCGAAAAAGTGTTTGCCCACGGCATTCCAAAAGGGTGATTGGCCCTGCTCATCGCTGTAGCCGACGATTTCGGTGATCACCGCGTCGGAAAAACGCGCCGGGTGCGCCGCGATAAACAACAGCCGCGCCCGCGACAGCAACTCGGAAAACGGCGTGCACACCAGTGCGCTATCAATGTGGAAACCGCGCAGCAAGCTATGGCCGCTGAGGTCGTGGCACAACGACAGCGCCGGCACGCCGTGCTCGATGTTCAGCTCCCGCGAGGCGCTGGTGAAGTGGCGGTTGCGCAGGCTGTAGAACGGCTCGCTGAAACCGGCGGTGGCAAGGACTTCCGAGCACCCGGTCAAACGCCGGGTGCTCAGCTCTTCGAGGACGAAAAAGTAGTTCTCCGGGCCATTGCCCTCAACGTCTTTGTCGAACGAGGCGCAGGAATCGAGAATCTTCTCGCGCAGGCGTTCGCTGTCATCCGGCAGGGACGTGACGCCCACCAGGCTGTCACGGGCCAGTTGTTGCAGTTGAGGCAGGTCGGTTAACTCGACTGGGCGTAAGACCAGCATGGATGCACTCCTGTATCAAAGGGTTCGGCGGGTTTGCCGTCGAACCTGACTATCACTGTCGGTTTCCACGCGTGGAAGCAGCGGTCGCCTGATCTTTTGTCAGACGCCGCCCTTTTTCTTGTCAGACGTTGCTTGGGTCGGGCAGCGTCGTGCTGGCGCCGAGCTTATTCAGGAAGAACAGGTAGACCAGACCCAGGGCAATCCAGATCAGGCCGAGTTTCTGTGCATCGACGCCCATGTTGTACATGATGGCCGCGACGATGATGAAGCCGATCACCGGGCATAGCAGGTGACGGATCACCTGGCCGGATTTCTGCCGGCGCCAGTAGTAGTTGATCACGGTCAGATGCAGCAGCATGAAACCGCTCAACGCGCCGAAGTTGACCAGCGAGGTGAGGGTGTCCACCGAGTTGATAAACAGGTAGCAGATCACCAGCGACAGCACTGCCACCAGATAAATGCTGATGTAAGGCGTGTTGTGTTTCGGGTGAACCTTGGCCAGCGCTTTCGGCAGTTTGCCGTCCCGCGCCATGCCGAACAGCAGCCGCGATACCGCCGCTTGTGAGGTAATGGCCACCGCCACGCCCCAAGCCAATGCCGTGGCCACGCCGGTGAGGGTCGCCAGCCAGCTGCCGGCGGCGATTTCGGCGATTTCATAGAACGCGGTGTCGGCGGACTTGAAGCCCATGCCGGCGGCAAGGTCAGTGGCGATCCAGGTTTGCACCACGAAGATCACGCCCATCACCACCAGGGTAATCAGCGCAGCCTTGCCGACGCTGCGGCCCGGGTCGCCCTTGATCTCTTCGGCCAAGGTGGAAATCGCATCAAAGCCAAGGAACGACAGCACCGCAATCGACACTGCTTGCATCAGCAGGGCGAAGTTGAAGGTTTCAGGGTTGTACAACGGCGCCAGGGTCAGTTCGCCGTGACCACCGCCGCTGTGCAGGGCATTCCAGGCGTAGAACAGGAAAATCCCCAGCACCACCATTTGCGCCAGCAGAAACACGATGTTCATCCGCGCGGTGAAAGTGATGCCGCGCAAGTTCACAAAGGTCGCGCTGACCAGGAACGCGAGGATGAAACCGACTTTCGGGATGTCCGGATACAAGTGGTTCAGCGCCATGGCCGCGTAGACGTACAGCAGCGGCGGGATCAACAGGTAATCGAGCAGCATCAACCAACCGGCGATGAAACCGACATGTTGATTCAGGCCCCGTTGGGCGTAGGAATAAACCGAGCCGGCAATCGGAAAAGCGCGGGCCATGCTACCGTAGCTCAGGGCGGTGAACAGCATGGCCACCATCCCGATGATGTAGGCCAGCGGCACCATCCCCGGTGCCTCGGCGTTGACGTAGCCATACACGCCGAACGGGGCGATGGGGATCATGAAGATCATCCCGTACACCACCAGATCCGTCAGGGTCAGGCTGCGTTTTAACTCCTGCTTGTAGCCGAATGCTTCTATTTCCATGAATGCCGCTCTCCTTGTCATCTCATCGGTCGATTTTTTAGTTTTTATGTCGGTACAACCACAGCGCTTCTACTATTTCCTACAGCAGCGGGGCGAGGTAACCGGCCCAGCGTTCAATCATCTCAGGTGTGCGCAGCAGATCATTGCGCACTTCGATCAACACCGATTCCAGCCCGCGAGCATCGCCGTGCACCGGCACGGTCATGTCCCCCAGCGGGTCGATCTTGTACGGCTGATTGCCGGCCACTTTAAGGGGATGCTGGCTCAGTCCGTCAATGATGCGTTGGGCGTATTGCCGGGATTCGCCGAACAGCACACCGGCCTCCAGCGACCGGGGTTGACCATAATAAATCGGGGTGAAACTGTGAATCCCCACCACACGCACCGCTTGTCCCTGGGCCACGCGCTCGTCGATCAAAGTTTGCAAACGCGTGTGAAACGGCTTGAACAGCGCCTGCCGACGATGTTCCCGGGTGGCTTCATCGAGGTGTTGGTTGCCCGGCACCTGATAAATCTCGCTCTGGCCCGGGATGCTGTCCGGGGCGTGTCGCGGCCGATTGAGGTCGATCAACAATCGCGAATAATTCGCCGCCAGCAGTGTCACGCCGAGGATTTCGGACAAGCGCTGCGCCAGCGCCAAAGCGCCGATGTCCCAGGCGATGTGTTGGCGGGCAGCCTCGAAGTCCAGGCCCAGGTCATTCAACGCCGGCGGAATAAAACGACTGGCGTGTTCGCACACCAGAATCAACGGGTGCTCGGAGTCTTCCCGGCTCAGGGTGTACGGGGGCTCGGTGTAGAGCCCCAGTTCAACGGATTCAGTACAAACGGGCATAGTGCTCACAAAGGTCGGCGGGCGAGAGCTGTTCCGTCAGCGTCAGTTCCTCGGTTTTAAGGGCGAAATAAGAGTCGAGCAATGCCTGGGGCAATGCTTCGATCAGCGCTTCACTGTTGCGCAGGCAGTCCAGGGCCTGGGGCAGCGAAGCGGGCAGGGCAACAATGCCGCGCGCCTGACGTTGTTCTTCGTTCAAGGCGTCGGGGATTTCATCGGTGATGGCGTTCAGCGCCAGGCGTCGTTCGATGCCCAGCCGCCCGGCGATCAGCAGTGTGGCCATGGCCAGATGCGGCGAGGCCGTGGCGTCCATGGCGCGGAATTCCAGGTTGTACTGCGCCGCCACGGATTTGCTGCCCAGGCTCACCGTCGGGCAGATCCGTAGCGCTGCTTCGCGGTTACGCTGGCCGAGGCAGGCGTAGGAAGCGCTCCAGTGATGGGGCTGCAAACGCTCGTAGGACACCGGTGTCGGCGCGGTAAAGGCGCAGAGGGCTGGCAAGTAATGCAGGATCCCGCCGGCCCAGTGCTGGCCGAGGGTCGACAGGCCATTGGTGGTGCCGGCGTCGTACAGCAGCGGTTGCCCGTCCAGGTCTTGCAGGCTGACGTGCAAATGCACGCCGTTGCACATCGCGTGCTCGGAGGTCTTGGGCGCAAAGCTCAGGTCCAGGCCCATTTGCCGGGCGATTTCACGGGTGATCTCGCGCACGTTCACCGCGCGATCGGCGGCGGCGACACCCAGCGCCGGGCGGCAAGTGATTTCGTATTGATGTTTGCCGTATTCCGGCAGGAACATCTCTGGCTCCACGCCACCCGCGCGCAAGGCGCTGAGCAGCCAGCCACCGAATTCGGCGCCCTGACGCTGGGCTTCCAGGGAGAATGCGTGACAGTCGACATCGCCGCTGTCCAGGTTGAATTCGTGTTCGAACGCGGCGTTGACCTGCACGCCCAGCTCTCGATAGCGTTCCACTTCGTTGCGCAACAGCGTGCGCGGGCAGGTGGCCCACGGACGGCCATCGGTTTCGCAGAGGTCACCGTGGATGAAATCCAGGGCCGGGGCATTGGCGTCCGGGCCGTTATTCACCGTGACGCGGCTGCTCAAGTCCGGAATCAACCTCAAATCACCGTATGCGCCCCACGGACTGGTCGAGGCGATGACATCTTGCGGGGTCAACGCGCTGTTGGCCGGCACCCAGCCGCAACCGACGGCTTGATAGTGCTCCAGTTCGTCGGTGGGAAAGGAACGGCCGCGAGTCACGCCGATCAGGTCGGTGGTGACGATCGTGGTCATCGGTACTGGCAACAGGCGCGCACTCATGGCTGCATCTCCTGCAAACGGCCGAGCACGGTGTGGGTGTCGGTGATCCAGCAATAACCCTTGATCGCGTTGAGGCAGGCCTGATGGCGTTCCGGGGTGTAAGTCGCGCAGGCGTCTTCCACCAGGGTAACCAGGTAGCCGCGGTCGGCGGCGTCACGCACGGCCATGTCCACGCACTGGTCAGTGACGATACCGGCGATCACCAGATGCCGGACCTCAAGGTTGCGCAGCACGTAGTCGATGTTAGTGGAGTTGAAGACTCCCGAAGAGGTCTTGGGCAGCACGACTTCGTTTTCCGTCGGCGTCAGGTCGTCGATGATCCGCGCCTGCGGGCTGCCCTTGGGCAGGTGCATGTCCGAGAGTTTATGGTCCAGCGAACGGTCGCGGCCATCGGCGGTGAGGCTTTCGATCAGGGTGTGCAGCACGTTCTGCCGGGCACCGCGAAAAGCGCTGAGCAACCGCCGCTGATTGGGCACCACCTGCATGTGGGTGCGGGTCAGGAAATACTCGGCATCCGGGTCGTTGAGGTGCGGGTCGAACTGCGGTTCGAGCCAGGCTCGTTGCATGTCGACCAGCAGCAGCGCGGTGTGGCCGGTGACAAAGGGCAGGTCACGTGGCGAGCGGTGGGGGAGCGTAAACATCCTTATTTTTCCTCCAGCAGGTGGGTGTCGAAGTCAGAGCGCAGGTTGTCGATGCCTTCCAGGCGATCGGCCAGATCCGGGCTGCGCAGGGTCAGGCAGGCAATCAGTGCTTCAATCTGCGCCAGCGCCGGGACCATGCTGTCGAACGCCGAGACTGACTCTACGGGCGCACTGATGATCAGGTCGGCCATTTCCCGCAGCGGCGAGGCGTAGATGTCAGTGAACAGCACCACTCGCGCATAGCGATTTTTCGCCGCACTGGCGACTCGCAGGGCTTGGGACTGGTAGCGGCGATAGTCGAACACCAGCACCACGTCCTGGCGCTGCACGTCGAACAAGCGGTCCGGCAACTGGGCGTTGTCTTCCAGGGCGAAACACCCGGGGCGCAACAGGCGCAAATGGTTGAGCAAATAGTTGGCGAGGAAACTGCTGAAGCGTCCGCCGAAGCAATGCACCTGATGGCGCACGTCGAGCAGCCATTCCACCAGGATCCGTACATCTTCGGGTTGGGTCAGAGCCTGGGTTTCGACCAGGGAACGATGGGTTTCCGCCAGATAATGGCTCCACGGATCGTCTTTTTGCAGGTGGGAGCGGGGTTGCAACAGGGTGCTGGGGGAGCGCAGGCGATGGTCCATGTCGCTGAGCAGCGCGTCCTGGAATTCGGCGTAACCGCCAAAACCGAGTTTTTTCACCAGCCGCACAATGGTCGGATCGCTGACACCGGCATGTTCGGCCAGACGCGACATCGGGCCCAGTCCGTTACGCGGGTACTGGTCCAGCAAGGCGCGGATGACTTTGCGTTCCGACGGCGTAAGGTCCAGGCCGGGATCGGTGATCAGGTCTCTAAGGGGTGGCATCCGGGCTCCTGCTGGATGGGTGTGTCGGTTTTATTTCACAATTCGCTAAAACAGTATTTATGTAACTCACGCTACATGTCTAGTGAATTTTTACACGCAATGGCCAGGTGTTGAAACGGGGCGAAATGCCCGTGTAACAAGGGCTACGCGGATGTCGACAGGGTGTGTAGGACATTGCCCATATCAGTGTCGGAGATCACCCTTTTGGTACGACAAAAATCCCCTGTGGGAGCGGGCTTGCTCGCGAAAGCGGTGTGTCAGCGACATCAATGTTGGCTGACCCGACCTCTTCGCGAGCAAGCCCGCTCCCACAGGTTTTGTGCCTTGATCGACTGTCTTGCTGCACAATCGATCAATTGTTTGCGGCGTGTTGCCGTTTGCCTCCATAAAAAGAGTAATTGCCCGTGCAGGCGACCCGATTGACCCTGATTTGTCACGCCCGAACCGTCGCACAAAAACTGGCGCGTTTTCCTGCGGATGAGCCGGTTGAAATGGTTTGGCAATCGGCCAAATGTTCGCGTAGCGGAACCTCCAAGATCCCGCCGCGCCTGCTCTGTGGCCCCGAAGCCCGCACTCGCCAGACCGCCGAGCTGTTCGGCAGTGATGCGCAAATCGTCGACGCCTTGCGCGATTGTGATTTCGGGCGCTGGCAAGGTCAGCGCATCAGTGAGCTGCAAAAAACCGAGCCCGAGGCGCTTCAGGCCTGGCTTGAAGACCCGCATTCCGCGCCCCATGGTGGCGAGTCGGTGGTGCAACTCGGTGAGCGCGCGGCCGCCTGGCTGGCGACGTTGGAGACAACGCCGGGCGACATCATCGCGATTACCCATCCCTATGTTGTTCGCGCGGTACTGACCCACGTACTGCAAAGCACGGCGTTTAACCTGATCGACGTCGAACCGTTATCCACCATCGAACTGCGGTTCACCGGACGCTGGCGGCTACGCTTGCTGAGCACTGACGCTGACGGAGGCTTTTGATGAAAACATTGCTGGTCATCGGCATCGGCGCCGGTAACCCGGACTACATCACGATGCAGGCGGTGAAAGCGCTGAATCGGGCAGACGTGTTTTTCCTCATGGACAAGGGTCAGAGCAAAGACAAGTTGATCGACTTTCGCCGGGAAATCTGTGAGCGCTACATCACCGATCACGCCTACCGCTTCGTCGAAGCTCACAGTCCGGAACGAGAACGTGGCGATGTCGACTACAAGGCCAGTGTCGATGATCTGAACCTGGCCAAGCAGCAGACCTTCGAGCGGCTGATCAACGAGGAAATGTCCGACGGCCAGTGCGGTGGCTTCCTGGTGTGGGGCGACCCGGCGCTGTACGACAGCACCGTGCGCATCTTGCAGGCGATCCTGGCCTCGGGTCGTTGCGAGTTCGAATTCGAAGTGATCCCCGGTATCACCAGCGTCCAGGCCTTGGCGGCGCAACACAAAGTGCCGTTGAACCGTATCGGTCGCTCGATTGAAATCACCACAGGCCGGCGGCTGGCGGCGGGGCAGGTGAGTGATGCCGACAGTCTGGTGGTGATGCTCGATGCGGAAGATTCCTACCATCAAGTGGCGGATCAGGAGACAGAGATTTACTGGGGGGCCTACCTCGGCACGCCGGATGAAATCCTCATCAGTGGCAAGTTGAAAGATGTGGCGGATGAGATCGAACGGGTGCGCAAGGCCGCGCGGTTGGCGAATGGGTGGATTATGGATACCTATTTGTTGCGTAAGCCTTGAGGTTGGCGGTGTCTGGGCTGACGCCTTCGCGGGCGAGCCTCGCTCCTACAGGATCGTCGCTAACCTTGTAGGAGCGAGGCTTGCCCGCGAAGGCGCCCGAAAGAACACCTCAAAAACTGGCCTGTACCCCACGCCCAAACCTTTCCCGATACACCGACGGCGGCACCCCCACCACACTGCGAAACGCCACCCGAAAACTCTCCACCGACCGATACCCACAACGCTCGGCAATCTGCTCGGTGTTGTCGCCCGTGCTCTCCAGCAACTCCCGTGCCCGCGCCAGGCGTTGATGCTGTAACCAGGTCTTGGGCGACTGGCCGCTGGCTTCGGTGAAACGGCGCAGGAAGGTGCGCTCGCTCATCGCCGCCTCGCTGGCCAGGTCGCGCACTTCCAGCGGTTCGTGCAAGCGCTCCCGAGCCCATTGCATGACGCGAGACAAGTCGCTGCGGGGCGTCGGACTGACCGGTGTAGGAATAAACTGTGCCTGACCGCCGGTGCGTTGCGGCGACATCACCAGCCGCCGCGCCACCGAGTTGGCCACCTGAGTGCCAAAGTCCCGCGCCACCAGATGCAGGCAGGCATCGATCCCCGCCGCGCTGCCGGCCGAGGTGATTAACTGGC containing:
- the ftrA gene encoding transcriptional regulator FtrA, with the translated sequence MQTNPGLVAILAYDGLCTFEFGIAVEIFGLARPEFDFPWYEHQIVAVDAGPMRAMGGIQVLADGGMELLESARTIIVPGWRDRQAPVPEALLAALRQAHARGARLLSICSGVFVLAATGLLDGHRATTHWRYTHELAERFPNILVDPDVLYVDSGQLITSAGSAAGIDACLHLVARDFGTQVANSVARRLVMSPQRTGGQAQFIPTPVSPTPRSDLSRVMQWARERLHEPLEVRDLASEAAMSERTFLRRFTEASGQSPKTWLQHQRLARARELLESTGDNTEQIAERCGYRSVESFRVAFRSVVGVPPSVYRERFGRGVQASF
- the cobF gene encoding precorrin-6A synthase (deacetylating) gives rise to the protein MKTLLVIGIGAGNPDYITMQAVKALNRADVFFLMDKGQSKDKLIDFRREICERYITDHAYRFVEAHSPERERGDVDYKASVDDLNLAKQQTFERLINEEMSDGQCGGFLVWGDPALYDSTVRILQAILASGRCEFEFEVIPGITSVQALAAQHKVPLNRIGRSIEITTGRRLAAGQVSDADSLVVMLDAEDSYHQVADQETEIYWGAYLGTPDEILISGKLKDVADEIERVRKAARLANGWIMDTYLLRKP
- a CDS encoding cysteine hydrolase family protein, producing the protein MFTLPHRSPRDLPFVTGHTALLLVDMQRAWLEPQFDPHLNDPDAEYFLTRTHMQVVPNQRRLLSAFRGARQNVLHTLIESLTADGRDRSLDHKLSDMHLPKGSPQARIIDDLTPTENEVVLPKTSSGVFNSTNIDYVLRNLEVRHLVIAGIVTDQCVDMAVRDAADRGYLVTLVEDACATYTPERHQACLNAIKGYCWITDTHTVLGRLQEMQP
- a CDS encoding histidine phosphatase family protein, giving the protein MQATRLTLICHARTVAQKLARFPADEPVEMVWQSAKCSRSGTSKIPPRLLCGPEARTRQTAELFGSDAQIVDALRDCDFGRWQGQRISELQKTEPEALQAWLEDPHSAPHGGESVVQLGERAAAWLATLETTPGDIIAITHPYVVRAVLTHVLQSTAFNLIDVEPLSTIELRFTGRWRLRLLSTDADGGF
- a CDS encoding MurR/RpiR family transcriptional regulator; translation: MPPLRDLITDPGLDLTPSERKVIRALLDQYPRNGLGPMSRLAEHAGVSDPTIVRLVKKLGFGGYAEFQDALLSDMDHRLRSPSTLLQPRSHLQKDDPWSHYLAETHRSLVETQALTQPEDVRILVEWLLDVRHQVHCFGGRFSSFLANYLLNHLRLLRPGCFALEDNAQLPDRLFDVQRQDVVLVFDYRRYQSQALRVASAAKNRYARVVLFTDIYASPLREMADLIISAPVESVSAFDSMVPALAQIEALIACLTLRSPDLADRLEGIDNLRSDFDTHLLEEK
- a CDS encoding arginine N-succinyltransferase — translated: MLVLRPVELTDLPQLQQLARDSLVGVTSLPDDSERLREKILDSCASFDKDVEGNGPENYFFVLEELSTRRLTGCSEVLATAGFSEPFYSLRNRHFTSASRELNIEHGVPALSLCHDLSGHSLLRGFHIDSALVCTPFSELLSRARLLFIAAHPARFSDAVITEIVGYSDEQGQSPFWNAVGKHFFDLPYVEAERLCGLESRSFLAELMPQYPIYVPMLPQAAQDCIGRIHPDGQEAFDILEREGFETNSYIDLFDGGPTLYARTASIRSIARSHTGAAQSVEAIDARGCYLVSNDSLRDFRAIVAELAYTADQPVGLSAEMCAALNVSDGSPIRLIAL
- a CDS encoding glutamine synthetase family protein, which gives rise to MSARLLPVPMTTIVTTDLIGVTRGRSFPTDELEHYQAVGCGWVPANSALTPQDVIASTSPWGAYGDLRLIPDLSSRVTVNNGPDANAPALDFIHGDLCETDGRPWATCPRTLLRNEVERYRELGVQVNAAFEHEFNLDSGDVDCHAFSLEAQRQGAEFGGWLLSALRAGGVEPEMFLPEYGKHQYEITCRPALGVAAADRAVNVREITREIARQMGLDLSFAPKTSEHAMCNGVHLHVSLQDLDGQPLLYDAGTTNGLSTLGQHWAGGILHYLPALCAFTAPTPVSYERLQPHHWSASYACLGQRNREAALRICPTVSLGSKSVAAQYNLEFRAMDATASPHLAMATLLIAGRLGIERRLALNAITDEIPDALNEEQRQARGIVALPASLPQALDCLRNSEALIEALPQALLDSYFALKTEELTLTEQLSPADLCEHYARLY
- a CDS encoding N-formylglutamate amidohydrolase yields the protein MPVCTESVELGLYTEPPYTLSREDSEHPLILVCEHASRFIPPALNDLGLDFEAARQHIAWDIGALALAQRLSEILGVTLLAANYSRLLIDLNRPRHAPDSIPGQSEIYQVPGNQHLDEATREHRRQALFKPFHTRLQTLIDERVAQGQAVRVVGIHSFTPIYYGQPRSLEAGVLFGESRQYAQRIIDGLSQHPLKVAGNQPYKIDPLGDMTVPVHGDARGLESVLIEVRNDLLRTPEMIERWAGYLAPLL
- a CDS encoding APC family permease, which gives rise to MEIEAFGYKQELKRSLTLTDLVVYGMIFMIPIAPFGVYGYVNAEAPGMVPLAYIIGMVAMLFTALSYGSMARAFPIAGSVYSYAQRGLNQHVGFIAGWLMLLDYLLIPPLLYVYAAMALNHLYPDIPKVGFILAFLVSATFVNLRGITFTARMNIVFLLAQMVVLGIFLFYAWNALHSGGGHGELTLAPLYNPETFNFALLMQAVSIAVLSFLGFDAISTLAEEIKGDPGRSVGKAALITLVVMGVIFVVQTWIATDLAAGMGFKSADTAFYEIAEIAAGSWLATLTGVATALAWGVAVAITSQAAVSRLLFGMARDGKLPKALAKVHPKHNTPYISIYLVAVLSLVICYLFINSVDTLTSLVNFGALSGFMLLHLTVINYYWRRQKSGQVIRHLLCPVIGFIIVAAIMYNMGVDAQKLGLIWIALGLVYLFFLNKLGASTTLPDPSNV